The Chloroflexota bacterium genome includes a window with the following:
- a CDS encoding 4Fe-4S dicluster domain-containing protein, with protein sequence MSKKTDAEQIYKELVARVDAEKSEVAPIYKELAAKVGAGESEHIQRIIAKLADLEQAKIVAALPDPYRAESSGRSLEISEEFAKKLNIDKKVVDKHIRELYEKGLLFPTKKGPSMARTFIQLHDAALGNPKFDKQLGRGYFDLWGVMEGPMNQPKPENLGQHSEFRVLPRWKSIENVPGVQPFEDIRAILKSQDPIVLLHCGCKRSHTDRWCGVPVESCITLGRTAQYNLDRGAGRKITYEQALEILDRLDQHPTVNATVNQREVNQLVCNCHYCCCMAIKIAAKSRFVAEAHPEQCQACGTCVERCQFGAISMKHYPEFGGERAYVDPELCRGCGCCVISCPSEARTMKLVRPPEHVAESITIY encoded by the coding sequence GTGAGTAAAAAGACTGATGCAGAGCAGATTTATAAGGAGTTGGTGGCAAGGGTTGATGCAGAGAAGAGCGAGGTCGCCCCTATTTACAAGGAGTTAGCAGCCAAAGTCGGGGCTGGCGAATCGGAGCACATACAGAGGATAATTGCCAAGCTAGCCGATCTGGAGCAGGCGAAGATAGTGGCTGCGCTGCCGGACCCATACCGTGCGGAATCATCTGGCAGGTCACTGGAGATATCTGAAGAATTCGCTAAGAAACTGAACATAGATAAGAAAGTAGTAGACAAGCATATCAGGGAGCTTTATGAGAAAGGGCTCCTTTTCCCTACAAAGAAAGGGCCTTCAATGGCTCGCACTTTCATACAACTTCATGATGCAGCGCTGGGTAACCCCAAGTTCGATAAACAGCTTGGCAGGGGCTACTTTGACCTCTGGGGTGTCATGGAGGGACCAATGAACCAGCCCAAGCCCGAAAACCTGGGTCAACATAGCGAGTTCCGAGTCTTACCAAGGTGGAAATCGATAGAGAATGTTCCCGGCGTCCAGCCTTTTGAAGACATAAGGGCTATCTTGAAATCGCAAGACCCCATTGTTTTGCTTCACTGCGGCTGCAAGAGATCCCACACGGACAGATGGTGTGGTGTCCCTGTAGAGTCGTGCATAACGCTTGGCCGCACTGCCCAGTATAACCTCGACCGTGGAGCTGGCAGGAAAATCACGTATGAACAGGCACTCGAAATTCTGGATAGACTAGACCAGCATCCCACAGTCAATGCTACGGTAAACCAGAGAGAAGTCAACCAGTTGGTCTGCAACTGCCACTACTGCTGCTGCATGGCAATTAAGATCGCAGCCAAGAGCCGCTTTGTCGCTGAAGCCCATCCGGAGCAGTGCCAAGCCTGCGGCACCTGTGTGGAAAGGTGCCAGTTCGGAGCTATCTCCATGAAGCACTATCCCGAATTCGGAGGTGAGCGGGCATATGTTGACCCAGAGCTCTGCCGGGGCTGTGGCTGCTGTGTGATCTCCTGCCCATCTGAAGCTAGGACAATGAAGCTGGTACGGCCGCCTGAGCACGTCGCTGAGAGCATAACCATATATTAG
- a CDS encoding adenylyl-sulfate kinase — MGLFHCPMGAAFYEDDDCIDCGMCYAKTKDEMIEASKRIRTYLKAHALKNSTVKKIAVCGKGGVGKSTIVTLLANALREAGYSVLVFDTDESNPGLYRMFGFDKQPRALMTVLSRLPSGKREVSAKWLTPDQITVADIPSEYILGGDGFKFLMVGKIEDPFQGCACSMANIAGDFVGKLVVQDKELVLIDIEAGIESFGRGVERNVDMVLIVVEPSFESMALAEKITYMAEGMGISRVRAILNKVPSDKVRQRMAEELDRKGVKTLGAIYFDPELSEAGFEGAIPANSKATEEMKAIAELLLGESK; from the coding sequence ATGGGCCTGTTCCACTGCCCCATGGGGGCGGCTTTCTATGAAGATGACGACTGCATCGACTGCGGCATGTGCTATGCCAAGACCAAGGACGAGATGATTGAAGCTTCAAAGAGAATAAGAACCTATTTGAAAGCTCACGCTTTGAAGAACAGCACCGTCAAAAAAATAGCCGTCTGTGGCAAAGGGGGTGTGGGGAAGAGCACAATCGTCACACTGCTGGCAAATGCCTTGAGAGAAGCGGGCTACAGCGTGCTTGTTTTTGACACCGATGAGTCGAACCCTGGGCTCTACCGGATGTTCGGCTTTGATAAACAACCCAGGGCACTGATGACTGTGCTGAGCAGGCTCCCTTCTGGCAAGAGAGAGGTAAGTGCCAAATGGCTCACGCCAGACCAAATAACGGTTGCAGATATCCCTTCTGAGTACATTCTCGGTGGTGATGGCTTCAAGTTCCTCATGGTGGGCAAGATCGAAGACCCCTTTCAGGGCTGTGCCTGTTCCATGGCAAATATAGCTGGTGACTTTGTGGGGAAGCTTGTAGTGCAGGACAAGGAGCTCGTGCTTATAGATATTGAGGCAGGCATTGAGAGCTTCGGCCGGGGTGTGGAGCGGAACGTTGATATGGTGCTGATAGTAGTCGAGCCCTCCTTCGAGTCCATGGCGCTTGCAGAGAAAATAACGTACATGGCTGAGGGCATGGGCATAAGCAGAGTAAGGGCAATCCTCAACAAAGTCCCCTCTGATAAAGTGAGACAGCGGATGGCCGAGGAGCTTGATAGAAAGGGCGTCAAAACCCTCGGCGCGATTTACTTCGACCCTGAACTCAGCGAAGCTGGCTTCGAAGGCGCAATTCCTGCTAACTCAAAAGCCACCGAGGAAATGAAAGCAATCGCCGAACTCCTGCTTGGCGAATCAAAGTAA
- a CDS encoding 30S ribosomal protein S12, with the protein MPTVNQLVRKGRQKLGKRTKAPALGVTHNTLKNITRRDTRSPQKRGVCVLVKTMTPKKPNSALRKIARVRLTNGIEVTAYIPGEGHNLQEHSVVLIRGGRVKDLPGVRYHIVRGALDTGGVENRQQGRSKYGAKRGKAVRIAGGEEKIAGGEE; encoded by the coding sequence ATGCCAACGGTCAATCAATTAGTTAGAAAGGGGCGGCAGAAGCTTGGCAAGCGGACCAAAGCTCCAGCGCTGGGTGTTACTCATAATACCCTGAAAAATATAACTCGGCGGGATACACGCTCGCCGCAGAAGCGCGGGGTTTGTGTACTGGTCAAGACAATGACTCCTAAGAAACCAAATTCTGCCTTGCGCAAAATCGCCCGCGTTAGGCTTACCAACGGCATTGAAGTCACTGCTTATATACCTGGCGAGGGTCATAATTTACAAGAGCACTCTGTGGTGCTTATCCGTGGTGGTAGGGTGAAGGATTTGCCTGGGGTCCGGTACCACATTGTTCGGGGTGCCCTGGATACAGGTGGGGTGGAAAATAGACAGCAGGGGCGGAGCAAGTATGGAGCTAAGCGAGGCAAAGCAGTGAGGATTGCGGGGGGAGAGGAGAAGATTGCGGGAGGAGAGGAATAA
- the rpsG gene encoding 30S ribosomal protein S7 produces MPRRARVIKRQTPPDPKYGNVTVAILIKKIMLDGRKATAERIVYDAMDLVNKKLSTEPLAVLEQSLKNATPVLQVKSRRVGGATYQVPVEVDPERGLSLAMRWLISYAKARSGKSMAEKLAAEIVDASQGQGATIKKRQDTHKMAEANKAFAHYRW; encoded by the coding sequence ATGCCAAGGCGGGCTAGAGTAATAAAAAGACAAACACCTCCTGACCCTAAATACGGAAACGTTACGGTGGCTATACTCATCAAAAAAATAATGTTGGATGGGAGGAAGGCTACAGCCGAGCGGATTGTTTATGATGCTATGGATTTGGTTAATAAGAAATTAAGTACAGAGCCTTTGGCGGTTCTTGAACAGTCACTTAAGAATGCCACTCCTGTACTTCAAGTAAAATCTCGGCGTGTCGGTGGCGCTACTTACCAGGTGCCAGTTGAGGTTGATCCCGAACGTGGACTATCTCTGGCTATGCGCTGGCTGATCAGCTATGCTAAAGCCCGTAGCGGTAAATCTATGGCGGAGAAATTAGCTGCGGAGATTGTAGATGCCTCTCAAGGGCAGGGGGCAACTATCAAGAAGCGTCAAGATACTCATAAGATGGCCGAGGCAAATAAAGCTTTTGCTCATTATCGATGGTAA
- the fusA gene encoding elongation factor G, with product MTRTFPLDKVRNIGIIAHIDAGKTTVTERILFYTGRTYKVGGVDEGTAVMDWMAQERERGITITAAATTCYWQEQRINIIDTPGHVDFTAEVERSLRVLDGGVVVLDAVAGVEAQSETVWRQADRYSVPRICFINKMDRIGADFYHTVNMIEERLRAKAVPVQLPWGRESQFKGVIDLVDSKAWLFSDDVNVAPVESPIPEEEKEEAAKHRQALIERLAENDDQLMLLYLEGGEIQSGQIKAAVRRLTLANRIVPVLCGTALRNKGVQPLLDAVVDYLPSPLDIPPVHVIDLKTGEADVRQASDDAPFLALAFKVVADPFMGRLVYFRVYSGKVKAGMQVLNSSKGRKERLGRLILMHANRREEIEEADTGSIAATLGLKDTFTGDTLCDPARPVLLEAIRFPEPVLSMVVEPKSKADQDKLGEAMNKLSEEDPTFKVRTDQETGQTLISGMGELHLEVLIDRMLREFNVKVRVGKPQVAYKETITVPVEIEGRFIRQFGGRGQYGHVWLKLEPGERGSGFRFVDQIRGGDIPKEYIPAVEAGAREALESGVLAGYPIVDIKVALFDGSFHEVDSSDLAFKMAGSIALKGGVSKANPILLEPIMKLEVVMPAQFLGDVIGDLNSRRGHIEGIETHGETCIVRALVPLAEIFGYATTLRSLSQGRATHSLEFNCYRELPASLAEQIEVRVRGR from the coding sequence ATGACCCGGACTTTTCCTTTAGACAAGGTGCGGAACATAGGCATCATCGCTCACATTGATGCTGGTAAGACAACTGTTACTGAGAGAATTTTGTTTTATACAGGACGTACCTATAAAGTTGGTGGGGTGGATGAAGGCACGGCGGTGATGGATTGGATGGCACAGGAGCGGGAACGAGGGATTACTATCACCGCAGCAGCTACGACTTGCTACTGGCAGGAACAACGTATAAATATCATTGACACACCGGGGCATGTCGATTTTACTGCTGAAGTCGAGCGCAGTCTCCGGGTATTGGATGGTGGGGTAGTAGTGCTCGATGCCGTGGCTGGAGTAGAGGCTCAATCTGAGACAGTATGGAGGCAGGCGGATAGATATAGTGTACCGAGAATCTGCTTTATCAATAAGATGGATAGGATTGGTGCTGATTTTTATCACACAGTCAACATGATTGAGGAACGGCTGCGAGCTAAAGCTGTACCAGTGCAATTGCCCTGGGGTAGGGAGAGTCAGTTTAAGGGTGTAATAGACTTGGTTGACAGCAAAGCTTGGCTGTTCTCTGATGACGTGAACGTTGCGCCAGTAGAATCGCCTATTCCAGAGGAAGAGAAGGAAGAGGCAGCTAAGCATAGACAGGCATTGATTGAGAGACTAGCCGAGAACGATGACCAGTTGATGTTACTCTATCTTGAAGGTGGAGAAATTCAAAGCGGTCAGATTAAGGCTGCCGTAAGAAGATTAACTTTGGCTAATCGGATAGTGCCTGTGCTTTGCGGTACTGCTTTGCGGAATAAGGGGGTTCAGCCCCTTCTCGATGCGGTTGTGGATTATCTACCTTCCCCATTGGATATACCTCCGGTTCATGTTATTGACTTGAAAACTGGAGAGGCGGATGTTCGGCAGGCCAGCGATGACGCTCCATTTTTGGCTTTGGCTTTTAAGGTGGTGGCTGACCCCTTTATGGGTAGACTTGTTTATTTTCGCGTTTATTCAGGCAAAGTCAAAGCGGGGATGCAAGTCCTCAATTCCAGTAAGGGGCGCAAGGAGCGCCTTGGAAGGTTGATTCTTATGCATGCCAATCGTCGTGAAGAGATTGAGGAAGCCGATACCGGCAGCATTGCCGCTACTTTAGGCCTCAAAGACACCTTCACTGGGGACACGTTGTGTGACCCGGCTCGTCCAGTGCTTCTCGAAGCTATCCGTTTCCCTGAGCCGGTGCTGTCGATGGTTGTAGAACCTAAAAGCAAGGCGGACCAAGATAAGCTGGGTGAGGCCATGAACAAGCTTTCGGAAGAGGACCCCACTTTTAAAGTACGTACTGACCAGGAAACCGGACAAACCCTTATTTCCGGGATGGGCGAATTGCATCTAGAGGTCTTAATAGACCGCATGCTTCGCGAGTTCAATGTGAAGGTAAGGGTCGGTAAGCCGCAAGTAGCCTATAAAGAGACTATTACTGTACCAGTAGAGATAGAAGGTAGATTTATCCGTCAGTTTGGTGGTCGAGGACAATATGGTCATGTCTGGCTCAAGCTTGAGCCAGGAGAGCGAGGTAGTGGCTTCAGGTTTGTTGACCAGATTCGAGGTGGAGACATACCGAAGGAGTATATTCCAGCAGTCGAAGCCGGGGCGAGGGAAGCGTTGGAAAGCGGTGTTTTGGCAGGCTATCCGATAGTAGATATCAAGGTAGCTCTGTTTGATGGTAGTTTCCATGAAGTGGATTCCTCTGATCTGGCTTTCAAGATGGCAGGCTCTATAGCTTTGAAGGGTGGTGTGAGCAAGGCCAATCCTATACTCCTCGAGCCAATTATGAAGTTAGAGGTAGTGATGCCAGCCCAGTTCTTGGGCGATGTCATCGGCGACTTGAATTCAAGAAGGGGGCATATTGAGGGGATTGAGACACACGGTGAAACATGTATTGTTCGTGCTCTTGTTCCTCTAGCTGAGATTTTCGGTTATGCCACTACCCTAAGATCGTTGAGTCAGGGTAGAGCAACCCATTCCTTGGAGTTTAATTGTTATAGAGAGTTACCAGCTAGCCTAGCGGAGCAAATAGAGGTTAGGGTCAGAGGTAGATAA
- the rpsJ gene encoding 30S ribosomal protein S10, with the protein MPKQKIRIKIRGYDHRLVDQSVEQIVETAERTGAVVAGPVPLPTQIEKVCVIRSPFIDKDSREQFEIRTHKRLIDILGPTSKTIDALTQLQLPSGVEIDIRL; encoded by the coding sequence ATGCCTAAGCAAAAGATTCGAATCAAAATCAGAGGGTATGACCACAGGCTAGTTGACCAGTCAGTGGAGCAAATTGTGGAGACTGCAGAGCGTACTGGTGCTGTGGTTGCCGGTCCAGTGCCCCTCCCTACTCAAATCGAAAAGGTTTGTGTTATTCGCTCTCCCTTTATTGATAAAGATTCGCGAGAGCAATTCGAGATTCGTACGCACAAGCGCCTCATTGATATCTTGGGCCCAACCTCCAAAACTATAGATGCGTTGACTCAACTTCAGCTGCCCTCTGGGGTGGAAATAGATATTAGGTTGTAG
- a CDS encoding 50S ribosomal protein L3, with translation MIQGTIGRKIGMTQLFQDDGEVVVTAIEVGPCFVTQVKTEANDGYNAVQLGFGEAKRLNSPQKGHLKEIGQFKHLREFSVEDVNSVQVGQKVDVDMFKPGDLLDVTGISKGKGFAGVVKRHHFAGGPKTHGQSDRHRAPGSIGATTSPGRVLKGTRMAGHMGDRRVTERNLKVLDVDLARHLLLVRGAVPGSKKGLLLIKKAGGG, from the coding sequence ATGATTCAGGGTACGATTGGTAGAAAAATAGGTATGACACAACTTTTCCAGGATGATGGAGAAGTGGTAGTGACAGCTATTGAAGTAGGTCCTTGCTTTGTTACTCAAGTAAAGACCGAGGCTAATGATGGTTATAATGCTGTTCAGCTTGGCTTCGGGGAAGCCAAGCGGCTTAATTCTCCACAGAAAGGCCACCTTAAGGAAATAGGTCAATTCAAACATCTCCGTGAGTTTAGCGTGGAGGATGTCAACTCTGTTCAAGTGGGACAGAAAGTTGATGTGGATATGTTTAAGCCGGGCGATTTGCTTGATGTCACCGGTATATCAAAGGGTAAAGGTTTTGCCGGTGTAGTCAAACGCCATCATTTTGCTGGTGGCCCTAAGACCCACGGGCAGTCCGATCGTCATCGGGCTCCTGGCTCGATTGGCGCCACTACATCTCCGGGGCGCGTATTAAAAGGAACGCGTATGGCCGGGCACATGGGGGACAGGCGAGTAACCGAGCGTAATCTTAAAGTACTCGATGTCGATCTGGCTCGTCACTTGTTGCTGGTGAGGGGGGCGGTGCCCGGTTCTAAAAAGGGATTGTTGCTCATCAAGAAAGCTGGTGGGGGGTAA
- the rplD gene encoding 50S ribosomal protein L4: MQVQIYNLKGKVTGQIEIRDDVFAVPFNEAVVHQALVRQLANRRLGTADTKRRGEVSGSNRKLFAQKHTGRARRGDIRSPMLRKGGVAFGPHPRSYQQDMPKKMRRLALRCVLSSKAGSGELKIVDKLEIDGPKTKAILDMLIALGIGDSVIIATAEAGTNLVKSARNLLGVKTMPAPLLNVADLLSFKDLVMTVDAVRKVEEFWGAKSVPEAAGNVN; the protein is encoded by the coding sequence GTGCAAGTTCAGATTTATAATTTGAAGGGTAAAGTAACCGGGCAGATCGAAATAAGGGACGATGTTTTTGCTGTGCCCTTTAATGAGGCTGTGGTGCATCAAGCGTTAGTCAGGCAATTAGCTAATCGACGTCTGGGGACTGCTGATACTAAGAGAAGAGGTGAGGTTAGTGGCAGCAACAGGAAACTTTTTGCTCAAAAGCATACCGGGCGGGCACGTCGTGGTGATATCAGGTCACCTATGCTCAGAAAGGGTGGTGTAGCGTTTGGCCCTCATCCTCGAAGCTACCAACAGGATATGCCCAAGAAGATGCGGCGTTTGGCTTTGAGGTGTGTTCTTTCGTCTAAAGCAGGTAGTGGCGAGCTGAAAATTGTAGATAAACTTGAGATTGATGGCCCAAAAACCAAGGCAATACTGGATATGTTGATAGCTTTGGGGATTGGTGATTCTGTCATCATCGCTACCGCTGAAGCTGGGACTAATTTGGTTAAGTCGGCGCGCAATTTACTAGGCGTTAAGACAATGCCGGCGCCTCTGCTCAACGTGGCTGATTTACTTTCTTTTAAAGACTTAGTAATGACTGTGGACGCAGTGCGGAAGGTGGAAGAGTTTTGGGGCGCAAAGTCAGTCCCGGAGGCAGCGGGTAATGTCAATTAA
- a CDS encoding 50S ribosomal protein L23 — protein sequence MHLYEIVRRPLITEKATLIKEQNKYAFEVAKEANRRQIKEAVEAAFKVNVAKVNVMSVPGKMRRIGRRYVMTPSWKKAVVTLEPGQKIEFFEGV from the coding sequence ATGCATCTTTATGAGATAGTAAGACGGCCTTTAATCACTGAAAAGGCTACCTTGATAAAAGAACAGAACAAGTATGCTTTTGAGGTGGCGAAAGAGGCTAACAGACGTCAAATTAAGGAAGCTGTAGAGGCAGCATTTAAGGTAAATGTGGCTAAAGTCAATGTGATGAGTGTCCCAGGGAAGATGAGAAGAATAGGCAGACGGTATGTAATGACTCCGTCTTGGAAGAAAGCAGTTGTTACCTTGGAACCAGGTCAGAAAATAGAGTTCTTCGAAGGAGTCTAA
- a CDS encoding AURKAIP1/COX24 domain-containing protein: protein MGSVIKKRKKKMAKHKHRKLLKKTRWQRRHP, encoded by the coding sequence TTGGGATCAGTTATTAAGAAACGGAAGAAAAAAATGGCGAAGCATAAACATCGCAAGCTCCTTAAAAAGACCCGATGGCAAAGGAGACACCCCTAG
- the rplB gene encoding 50S ribosomal protein L2: protein MALKTYRPTSPGRRGMVSASFEEITKTVPERSLLLPIRKKAGRNNRGVVTVRHRGGGAKRRLRIIDFKRNKLGVQGKVAAIEYDPNRSARIALIHYADGEKRYILAPLGLKVGDVIMTGEGAEIKPGNALQLGLIPDGTLVHNLEFEPGKGGQIVRSAGTAALLLGKEGRYSLVRLPSGEVRRFLSDCLATVGQVSNVEHQGVKLGKAGRIRLLGRRPQVRGSAMTPRDHPHGGGEGRAPRGMAPKTPWGKPALGPKTRVNKASDRLIVKRRK from the coding sequence TTGGCGCTAAAAACTTATCGCCCAACATCACCGGGCAGGCGAGGCATGGTTAGTGCCTCTTTTGAGGAGATAACCAAGACGGTTCCCGAGAGGTCACTATTGTTGCCGATTAGGAAAAAGGCAGGGCGTAACAACAGGGGTGTAGTAACTGTGCGGCATCGTGGTGGTGGTGCTAAGCGTAGATTACGTATAATTGATTTTAAGCGAAATAAACTTGGTGTTCAGGGGAAGGTAGCTGCTATAGAATATGACCCCAATCGCTCAGCTCGTATTGCTCTCATTCATTATGCTGATGGAGAGAAACGTTACATTCTGGCTCCTCTGGGGCTCAAGGTGGGTGATGTCATAATGACGGGAGAGGGTGCGGAGATAAAGCCCGGTAATGCCCTGCAACTAGGCTTGATTCCGGATGGCACTTTGGTTCATAATCTCGAGTTTGAACCTGGAAAAGGCGGGCAGATAGTGCGTAGTGCTGGTACAGCGGCGCTGCTTTTGGGTAAAGAGGGCAGATATTCGCTTGTTCGTTTGCCTTCTGGAGAGGTACGGCGTTTTTTGAGCGATTGCCTGGCTACCGTGGGACAAGTAAGCAATGTTGAACATCAAGGTGTAAAGTTGGGCAAGGCTGGACGCATAAGATTGCTAGGACGGCGCCCCCAAGTTCGCGGCTCAGCTATGACACCACGTGACCATCCCCATGGTGGTGGTGAAGGCAGAGCTCCTCGGGGGATGGCGCCAAAAACACCATGGGGCAAGCCGGCTTTGGGTCCGAAAACACGTGTTAACAAGGCTTCAGACAGATTGATTGTCAAGCGTCGGAAATAG
- the rpsS gene encoding 30S ribosomal protein S19: MSRSSKKGPYCDAKLLKKIEALNRSGEKIVIKTWSRASTVLPEMIGHTIGVHDGRRHVPIFITENMVGHKLGEFAMTRTFRGHVSKSQVTVQARKQA; the protein is encoded by the coding sequence ATGTCACGCTCATCTAAAAAAGGTCCTTATTGTGACGCTAAGTTACTTAAGAAGATAGAGGCGCTTAATCGCTCTGGGGAAAAGATAGTGATAAAGACCTGGTCTCGTGCCTCTACTGTCCTACCTGAAATGATAGGTCATACAATTGGAGTACACGATGGTCGTCGGCATGTGCCCATCTTCATCACTGAGAATATGGTAGGGCACAAACTAGGAGAATTCGCTATGACCCGGACATTCCGTGGGCATGTTAGTAAGTCGCAAGTAACTGTTCAGGCAAGAAAGCAGGCGTAG
- a CDS encoding 50S ribosomal protein L22 — translation MKVAAISKDVRISPRKVKLVVDMVRGKKVDEALTILKFLPTPTAQAVAKVIKSAAANAENNFQMEPTELKITDIFANEGHTFKRFRPQARGRVNPILKRCTHISVFVAGEEE, via the coding sequence ATGAAAGTAGCAGCGATATCTAAAGATGTTCGTATTTCGCCTCGTAAAGTTAAGTTGGTTGTAGATATGGTACGGGGCAAAAAAGTTGATGAGGCCTTGACTATTCTTAAGTTCTTGCCGACGCCTACAGCTCAGGCTGTGGCTAAGGTAATTAAATCAGCGGCGGCAAATGCAGAAAACAATTTCCAGATGGAACCTACTGAGCTTAAGATAACCGATATTTTTGCCAATGAGGGGCATACCTTCAAAAGATTCCGGCCGCAGGCTAGAGGACGGGTTAATCCTATCTTGAAGCGTTGTACTCATATCAGCGTTTTTGTCGCTGGGGAGGAGGAATAA
- the rpsC gene encoding 30S ribosomal protein S3, with product MGHKVHPYGFRIGVIRGWQAKWYDEKHYTELLHEDLKLRRAVEEKCRDGGIARAEIDHQGNEILVTLYSSRPGIVIGRGGQRAEELRSHLEGICGKRVRLSIKEVEQPELEARLVARNVADQLERRMAFRRAMKQTAFRTMQAGAKGVKISCAGRLGGVEIARRETTLQGQLPLHTLCADIDYGFAEARTTLGHIGVKVWIYKGRVYPEVRRESVTAEASEVS from the coding sequence GTGGGACATAAAGTTCATCCTTACGGTTTTAGAATTGGTGTCATTCGGGGCTGGCAGGCTAAGTGGTATGATGAGAAACACTATACTGAGTTACTGCATGAGGATTTGAAGCTACGCCGCGCTGTCGAAGAAAAGTGCCGTGATGGTGGCATTGCTAGAGCGGAAATTGACCACCAGGGTAATGAAATTCTGGTAACTTTGTATTCTTCGCGTCCTGGTATTGTTATTGGTAGGGGAGGACAACGCGCTGAGGAGTTGAGGTCACATTTAGAAGGAATCTGTGGCAAGAGAGTGCGACTATCTATTAAAGAGGTCGAACAACCTGAGCTTGAGGCTCGTTTGGTAGCTAGGAATGTGGCTGACCAGCTTGAACGTCGGATGGCTTTCAGGAGAGCAATGAAACAAACAGCTTTTCGGACAATGCAGGCTGGTGCCAAAGGAGTGAAGATAAGCTGTGCTGGAAGGTTGGGGGGCGTCGAAATTGCTCGTCGTGAAACCACCCTCCAGGGCCAGTTACCGTTACATACACTTTGTGCCGATATTGATTATGGTTTTGCTGAGGCTCGCACTACGCTGGGTCACATCGGAGTTAAAGTTTGGATTTACAAAGGTCGTGTTTACCCTGAAGTAAGGAGAGAAAGTGTTACAGCCGAAGCGAGTGAAGTATCGTAA
- the rplP gene encoding 50S ribosomal protein L16, with protein MLQPKRVKYRKTHRGQLRGKAQAGSAIVFGEFGLQAQEAAWITARQIEAARRVIVRYLRRGGQMWIRVFPDKPVTKKPAETRMGSGKGAPDHWVAVVRPGRMLFEIGGIKENMAREALHLASYKLPIAARFVVKETVKEEAKS; from the coding sequence GTGTTACAGCCGAAGCGAGTGAAGTATCGTAAAACTCATCGAGGGCAATTGAGAGGCAAGGCGCAAGCCGGCAGCGCTATTGTCTTCGGTGAGTTTGGTTTGCAGGCTCAGGAAGCGGCGTGGATAACAGCCAGGCAGATTGAAGCTGCTCGCCGTGTCATCGTCCGTTATCTGCGTCGTGGCGGTCAGATGTGGATTCGGGTCTTTCCAGATAAGCCGGTGACTAAGAAGCCGGCGGAGACGAGGATGGGCAGCGGTAAAGGTGCTCCAGACCACTGGGTAGCTGTAGTCAGACCAGGGAGGATGCTATTTGAGATAGGTGGCATAAAAGAAAACATGGCTCGGGAAGCATTGCATCTAGCTTCTTATAAGCTACCTATTGCTGCTAGGTTTGTGGTAAAAGAGACGGTTAAAGAAGAGGCGAAAAGTTGA
- a CDS encoding 50S ribosomal protein L29, with translation MKIDEVRSLGDAELLKRLGEARQELFNLRLRLATRQLANHRELPKVKKRIARIETIIREREFGIR, from the coding sequence TTGAAAATCGATGAAGTTCGTTCTTTAGGCGATGCAGAATTATTGAAGCGGTTAGGAGAAGCTCGCCAGGAGCTTTTTAACTTACGACTTCGCTTGGCTACTCGGCAGTTGGCTAATCACCGTGAGTTGCCCAAAGTCAAGAAGAGAATCGCCAGAATCGAGACCATAATAAGAGAGAGGGAATTTGGCATAAGATAG
- the rpsQ gene encoding 30S ribosomal protein S17, whose amino-acid sequence MKEKRKTRTGKVISDKMDKTVVVLVESRGRHSLYKKVVRHTSKFKAHDEANACKVGDVVKIVETRPLSKEKCWRVAEIISRKEVVEVEPAEII is encoded by the coding sequence ATGAAAGAGAAACGAAAAACCAGAACCGGCAAGGTAATAAGCGATAAGATGGATAAAACGGTGGTGGTGTTGGTAGAAAGTCGAGGACGCCATTCTCTTTACAAGAAGGTAGTCAGGCATACCTCTAAATTCAAAGCCCATGATGAGGCTAATGCCTGTAAGGTTGGCGATGTAGTGAAGATTGTTGAGACTCGCCCTTTGTCTAAGGAAAAGTGCTGGCGGGTGGCGGAGATAATAAGCAGAAAAGAAGTAGTTGAGGTCGAGCCTGCTGAAATAATTTAA